The Gemmatimonadaceae bacterium genomic sequence CGAAGAACTCGGCCAACGTTATACACAACGGCTCGAGAGCGCGCTTGGGATGCCACACGAGGCGATCCGCAAGTATCTCAGGGCGCGCATCGCCCGCCCGCCATCGTTCGACGACTCGCGAGTCGATATCCACGAGCCACAGTTCCTCGGTCGGCGAACGGAGATAGAATCGGCGCTTGAGTCCGCGGTCGAACCGCGCCGTGGACGGCGAAAGAACCTCCACCGCGAGCAGCAACTCTTTAATGATGGACCAGTCGCGTTTCGCGATTCCCTCCGCAGGAATCCGATAGATGAACAGATCGGGCTGGACCAGTGTACCCGGCTCGATCTCGATGTCGGCAGGTGACGGCAACAGCTCGCCAATGCGCTCGCGGCGCACGTATGGAGACAGACTGTCCCACAGCAGCGCGACCGCACGCTGATGGAGCGCGTTGGGCGCCGGCGTCACGATGAGCAACCCGTCGATGCATTCGTGACGGGTGCCGTCATCGGGCAGCGCGCGCACCTCCTCGGGCGTCCAATAGTGGTCGAGCGACTGGACCATGGCCATAGATTACGCTCGGCGGATGGCGTGAGGCAACGGGGCGAGCCTCGACATTTTACTCAGTACGCTGAGTATTTTTATTCAATGTTATGAGCAAAATGTTCTACACTCGACCCGGCCGCCGCGCTCGCCGCGCCGGCAGTACCTTTCACAATCTCCTCGGCGCGTCCATTGCGTGGCAGAGCCTCGTCACACTAACCCCGACGCTTGTCGCGTGACTGGCCGACGTGCATTTCATAATCTGTGAGAAACCTCCTGTCGCCAGTTTCGCTCGTGGGCCCTGAGTGGGCGCACTGGTACCGTCTGAGTCCCGCCGAGCGATGGTTGGAGAGCAGCCGCCTGTGGGCGACGTATTTGGCCTTTGGAGGCACTCTTGATTCCGAGCCCGATACACAAAGTCCTTTTGGTGATGCGGGAACACGGGGTGCGTTCCCTCCTGATGGGCGGCCAAGCGTGCGTCTTATACGGCGCAGCGGAGTTTAGCCGAGACGCGGACCTCGTCGTGCTGGCGGATATGGACAACCTACGCCGTCTAGCCGATGCGTTCGTGACCCTGGACGCGACCGTCGAGTATGTTCCCCCGTTTGAAGCCCAATATCTCGAGCGCGGCCACGCCGTGCACTTTCGGTGTGCGCGTCAGGACGTTCGCGATCTTCGCGTGGATGTGATGGCGAAGATGCGCGGCGTGGATCCGTTTCCCGCTTTATGGGAACGGCGTACGACCGTGACGCTTGGGGAGACGCCGGATCGGCTGGATGTGGATGTTCTGGCGCTCACCGATTTGGTGAAGGCCAAGAAGACGCAGCGAGACAAGGACTGGCCGATGATTCGGCGACTCATCGAAGCCAACTACTTCTCGTTTCGTGAAGACCCGACTGCGGCGCGGATCGATTTCTGGCTGCGGGAGCTCCGCTCGCCCGAGCTCCTCGTCGAATGCGTACGTTCGTTCCCCGAGGCTGCGCAGCCCGTGGGTCGCGAACGCGCGGCCGTGGCTGCGGCCATGCGTGATGAGCCGGAGGACATCGAGCGCGAGTTGCAGCATGAGCAGGACGTTGAACGAGCAAATGATCGAGCCTACTGGACGCCTCTACGGAAGGAGCTCGAGCGGCTCCGCCATGCAGAGGGCGGCCACGCTACGGACTAACCGCGAGCAAGAGCTACAGGTCAGAGAAACCGAGTGCGCTACGCAGGCCTCCGAGATCGATGCGTTCCTCCTCCGGCAATCGGGCCTCGTGCTGCACAAACTGTTTGAGGAGCGTCGCCAGCTTTGGTCGCGCCTTGGGCGACGCGGCTGCCTGGCGCGGCGTGAGACCTCCTAACGCTGGAATCGACTCGTCGATCCAGCCTGCCATCTGACGCTCGCGGAACTCCCGAACGGTCGCCGACATCTCGGGCGGTAACGGTTCGCGCTCCGTCGGCGGCGCATGCGATTCGCGCGCTTCCGCGATGAGTTGGGCGGTGTTCTCCTCCTTCCGAAGGCGGAACAGAACCAATCCCTGAAGGTGCGATTCCAGCGTGGCGCGGAGCGCATCGGCGCGCCG encodes the following:
- a CDS encoding Uma2 family endonuclease produces the protein MAMVQSLDHYWTPEEVRALPDDGTRHECIDGLLIVTPAPNALHQRAVALLWDSLSPYVRRERIGELLPSPADIEIEPGTLVQPDLFIYRIPAEGIAKRDWSIIKELLLAVEVLSPSTARFDRGLKRRFYLRSPTEELWLVDIDSRVVERWRAGDARPEILADRLVWHPKRALEPLCITLAEFFAGVHGEA